Proteins found in one Venturia canescens isolate UGA chromosome 8, ASM1945775v1, whole genome shotgun sequence genomic segment:
- the LOC122414506 gene encoding uncharacterized protein, translating to MDRAFVVRKQFPICLSYGMTIHKSQGLSLKHALVEVGSTIFIFGQIYVALSRVTKIEGLHLINYDPASVKANAKAIIEYNRLRKMYRPDLTPINIVKQRVAKVYDKPWTVPIRIVECQEMAENNQNDSIPIHVRGLANNDNFSCYANATLQCMINSSHIRKAMLMDTTEPFSLRSFVQAYITDNDTADVFAVRGIVGEPFINKAQQDPSVFLISLCKKLIALRNVVKHQIRSVSLCNSCGTTVTDINPNNIISLAVPKSRKAPFDLQYRINSNVEKWLRSDRLCTVCHTSNIVERFEFSSLKTVVVVQLVLFEMRNGKMRRKNVILKQYRLQLYGLIRINIKFSMQFFITGKTFKMGILRVCCEVRALVGLVSTI from the coding sequence ATGGATCGAGCGTTCGTTGTGAGAAAGCAGTTTCCAATATGTCTCAGTTACGGTATGACCATTCATAAAAGTCAAGGTCTCAGTTTGAAACATGCTCTCGTAGAAGTTGGTtcgaccattttcattttcggtCAAATTTACGTTGCTTTATCACGCGTTACTAAAATCGAGGGTTTGCATCTCATCAATTATGATCCAGCTTCGGTTAAGGCTAATGCAAAAGCTATAATTGAATATAACCGTTTACGTAAGATGTATCGACCCGATCTCACTCCTATCAACATTGTCAAGCAACGTGTTGCAAAGGTTTACGACAAACCGTGGACAGTACCAATAAGAATTGTAGAATGTCAAGAGATGGCTGAAAACAATCAAAACGACTCTATCCCAATACATGTCAGAGGGCTTGctaataatgataatttttcatgCTATGCAAATGCAACTCTTCAATGTATGATAAACTCTTCTCACATTCGAAAAGCTATGTTGATGGATACTACAGAACCTTTCAGTTTGAGGTCTTTTGTTCAAGCATACATAACTGATAATGACACCGCTGATGTGTTTGCTGTCAGGGGAATCGTTGGAGAGCCATTCATTAATAAAGCTCAACAAGATCCCAGCGTGTTTTTGATTTCTCTTTGCAAAAAATTAATCGCCCTCAGAAATGTTGTAAAACACCAAATAAGATCAGTCTCATTATGTAATAGCTGCGGTACTACAGTAACCGATATTAACCCaaataatattatttctcTCGCAGTACCCAAATCGCGAAAAGCGCCTTTCGATTTGCAATATCGAATAAATTCTAACGTGGAAAAGTGGTTAAGATCTGATCGGCTTTGTACGGTTTGTCATACATCAAATATAGTAGAAagatttgaattttcttcattaaaaaCCGTTGTGGTTGTTCAATTGGTACTATTTGAAATGAGGAATGgtaaaatgagaagaaaaaatgtaatcttAAAGCAATACCGACTGCAACTGTACGGATTAATCAGGATAAATATAAAGTTCTCAATGCAATTTTTCATCACGGGGAAAACATTCAAAATGGGCATTTTACGAGTATGCTGCGAAGTACGGGCACTGGTTGGATTAGTGTCGACGATTTAA